A DNA window from Stutzerimonas stutzeri contains the following coding sequences:
- a CDS encoding substrate-binding periplasmic protein, translating into MPKLLLLLLTLFPLHILAAKPVAVWAYQPSPPFASEHNMGLSEAMVQLLNEHPTNQGLYDFTLTQLPRKRLDARLAANEPGVLLWATPEFFPERLTARASWTRPLLCDIQDFVSRSDAPVDYEGPRSLHGMRLGGILGHRYRVLQDDIDKGLIRREDVHSDLQNLNKLLSGRLDVAVMPRSSRLFYGLTEVPEAQLYVSPSPLYIFDRHVLMTASLPADTAQFIQQLIADLPHSARWQTLLRRYGLQQMSAPCSNY; encoded by the coding sequence ATGCCGAAACTGCTGCTCTTGCTGCTGACCCTGTTTCCCCTGCATATCCTGGCGGCCAAGCCTGTTGCCGTCTGGGCCTATCAGCCCTCCCCGCCTTTTGCGTCCGAGCACAACATGGGTCTTTCCGAAGCCATGGTGCAACTGCTCAACGAGCACCCGACGAATCAGGGTCTCTACGATTTCACGCTGACTCAGCTGCCGCGCAAGCGCCTCGATGCCCGACTTGCCGCCAACGAGCCTGGCGTATTGCTGTGGGCCACGCCGGAGTTCTTTCCCGAGCGCCTGACCGCTCGCGCCAGCTGGACCCGACCCTTGCTCTGCGACATCCAGGATTTCGTTTCGCGCAGCGACGCACCGGTCGATTACGAGGGACCGCGCTCACTGCACGGCATGCGCCTGGGCGGAATTCTCGGCCACCGTTACCGCGTGTTGCAGGACGATATCGACAAAGGCTTGATCCGCCGCGAGGACGTGCACAGCGACCTGCAAAACCTCAACAAGCTGCTGTCCGGCCGCCTCGACGTGGCGGTGATGCCTCGATCATCCAGGCTGTTCTACGGCCTGACCGAAGTACCGGAGGCGCAGCTGTACGTCTCGCCCAGCCCGCTCTACATCTTCGACCGGCATGTGCTGATGACCGCCAGTTTGCCTGCCGACACCGCGCAGTTCATCCAGCAGCTCATCGCCGATCTGCCGCACAGCGCGCGCTGGCAGACGCTGCTCAGGCGCTATGGCCTGCAGCAAATGAGCGCGCCCTGCTCCAACTATTGA
- a CDS encoding RNA pseudouridine synthase, with protein sequence MTDPVRLAKRLAEQLGCSRREAELYIEGGWVTVDGEPVEAPFLKVTHEQRIELRAGATAREIAPVTLLLHKPAGVEIGADADSTRRALLASEHWSDDPSRIEPLKRHLLQQSILLPLDPDASGLSVFSQERDVIRLLTSTRDKLEEEYVIEVSGEAEENGLALLAKGIGHRGRILPKAKVSWQSENRLRLVIKEPAPGEVRLLCEAIGLSVLACKRIRIGRLSMAKLPVEHWRIVGEHERF encoded by the coding sequence ATGACCGACCCCGTACGCCTTGCCAAACGCCTCGCCGAGCAGCTCGGCTGTTCCCGGCGCGAGGCCGAGCTGTATATCGAGGGCGGTTGGGTAACGGTCGACGGCGAACCGGTCGAAGCACCTTTTCTCAAGGTGACTCACGAGCAACGTATCGAGCTGCGAGCCGGCGCCACGGCGAGGGAAATCGCGCCTGTAACCCTGCTGCTGCACAAGCCTGCCGGTGTGGAGATTGGCGCTGATGCCGACAGCACGCGCCGCGCCCTGCTGGCCAGCGAGCACTGGAGTGACGACCCCAGCCGTATCGAACCCCTCAAGCGGCACCTGCTCCAGCAGAGCATCCTGCTACCACTGGACCCCGACGCCAGCGGCCTGAGCGTATTCAGCCAAGAGCGCGACGTGATCCGCCTGCTGACCAGCACGCGCGACAAGCTGGAGGAGGAGTACGTCATCGAGGTCAGCGGCGAAGCCGAAGAGAACGGTCTGGCGCTGCTTGCCAAGGGCATCGGCCATCGGGGCAGGATTCTGCCCAAGGCCAAGGTCAGCTGGCAGAGCGAAAACCGCCTGCGTCTGGTGATCAAAGAGCCCGCGCCCGGTGAAGTCCGCCTGCTCTGCGAGGCCATCGGCCTCAGCGTATTGGCCTGCAAGCGCATCCGCATCGGGCGCCTGTCCATGGCCAAGCTGCCGGTCGAGCACTGGCGCATCGTCGGTGAGCACGAGCGCTTCTAA
- a CDS encoding DUF6279 family lipoprotein has product MRITTRLLLLTLLTALLISGCSRATLVYRNLDMLVPWSLNDYLDLDRSQQRDLRERLRQHLAWHCSTQLPEILASLQQLERESASGQLERQDLEPHYRGVREAMQSIAVEVTPTATDLLRALSDAQVDELRRSLEENRREHREKYLAPPLDKQIRERAERMQERLQYWFGPLNAEQRQRVLLWAHTLGEQNSRWLDNRERWQKMLVEAVEERHDDGFDARIARLLQEREALMNENDRATFQRAEQAGLDLVADLHTLADDGQRAHLTNRLAQLQTDFGSLKCLPPEG; this is encoded by the coding sequence ATGCGCATCACCACCCGCCTGCTACTGCTGACGTTGCTCACCGCATTATTGATCTCCGGTTGCAGCCGCGCGACGCTGGTCTATCGCAACCTCGACATGCTGGTTCCCTGGTCGCTAAATGACTACCTGGATCTGGATCGCAGCCAGCAACGCGACTTGCGTGAGCGCTTGCGCCAGCACCTGGCGTGGCACTGCAGCACTCAGCTGCCGGAGATTCTCGCCAGCCTCCAGCAGCTGGAACGCGAGAGCGCCAGCGGTCAGCTCGAACGCCAGGATCTGGAGCCGCATTACCGTGGCGTTCGCGAGGCCATGCAGAGCATCGCCGTGGAAGTCACCCCCACTGCCACCGACTTGCTGCGTGCACTCAGCGACGCGCAGGTCGATGAGCTGCGCCGTTCTCTGGAAGAAAACCGCCGCGAGCACCGGGAGAAGTATCTGGCACCGCCGCTGGACAAGCAGATTCGCGAACGCGCCGAGCGCATGCAGGAACGCCTGCAGTACTGGTTCGGCCCGTTGAATGCGGAGCAGCGTCAACGCGTACTGCTCTGGGCGCATACCCTGGGCGAGCAGAACAGCCGTTGGCTGGACAATCGCGAGCGCTGGCAGAAGATGCTTGTCGAAGCGGTCGAGGAGCGTCACGACGACGGCTTCGATGCCCGCATCGCGCGGCTCCTGCAGGAGCGCGAAGCGCTGATGAATGAAAACGATCGAGCAACCTTTCAACGTGCCGAACAGGCCGGCCTGGACCTCGTCGCCGACCTGCACACCCTCGCCGACGATGGGCAGCGTGCCCACCTCACCAACCGCCTCGCACAGTTGCAGACTGACTTCGGCAGCCTCAAGTGCCTGCCGCCAGAAGGCTGA